In one window of Streptomyces sp. NBC_01224 DNA:
- a CDS encoding cellulose-binding protein → MSSAPVSAHGFVGVRGRGYRPEQVDRTVAGLSAERDEAWEQVSRLTALVEELSAESVRLSEVVAKLAPQNYESLGERARQILALAESEARDVRGAAQEEAQALRDAADEAGRGLRESARADCEAMRTAAEKYADGTLITAGGTAEETVAEARKEAAETREQAESAMAETRRRTASVLAHQEQEHSERWKAAEHEVAEAEAAQTAHHDELTEQAEARLAEARRALARTEEAARHGQEDAEAQGAELIAAARVREERVVRETERILREHEEGREEVQAHMAHVRNSLAALTGRVAPAED, encoded by the coding sequence ATGAGTTCTGCACCGGTGTCCGCGCATGGCTTCGTCGGCGTACGAGGACGTGGCTACCGTCCGGAGCAGGTGGACCGCACCGTGGCCGGGCTGTCGGCCGAGCGGGACGAGGCGTGGGAGCAGGTGTCCCGGCTGACCGCGCTGGTGGAGGAGCTTTCGGCCGAGTCGGTCCGGCTGAGCGAGGTCGTCGCCAAACTTGCCCCGCAGAACTACGAATCGCTCGGTGAGCGCGCCCGGCAGATCCTGGCGCTCGCCGAGAGCGAGGCCCGGGACGTACGGGGCGCCGCCCAGGAGGAGGCGCAGGCGCTGCGGGACGCGGCGGACGAGGCGGGCCGCGGGCTCCGCGAGTCGGCGCGTGCGGACTGTGAGGCGATGCGGACGGCGGCCGAGAAGTACGCCGACGGGACGCTGATCACGGCCGGGGGCACCGCCGAGGAGACCGTCGCCGAGGCCCGCAAGGAGGCCGCGGAGACGCGGGAGCAGGCGGAGTCCGCGATGGCCGAGACGCGTCGCCGTACCGCGAGCGTCCTCGCGCACCAGGAGCAGGAGCACTCCGAGCGGTGGAAGGCGGCCGAACACGAGGTGGCGGAGGCCGAGGCCGCGCAGACCGCGCACCACGACGAGCTGACCGAGCAGGCGGAGGCCCGCCTGGCCGAGGCGCGGCGGGCGCTGGCTCGGACCGAGGAGGCCGCACGGCACGGCCAGGAGGATGCAGAGGCGCAGGGTGCGGAGCTGATCGCGGCGGCCAGGGTCCGTGAGGAGCGGGTGGTCCGGGAGACGGAGCGGATCCTGCGGGAGCACGAGGAGGGCCGCGAGGAGGTCCAGGCGCACATGGCGCACGTGCGGAACTCGCTCGCGGCGCTCACCGGGCGGGTGGCCCCGGCGGAGGACTGA